In Triticum urartu cultivar G1812 chromosome 6, Tu2.1, whole genome shotgun sequence, the following proteins share a genomic window:
- the LOC125515032 gene encoding protein SMAX1-like, whose product MRAYSAAPPAAVSLPSAAAPPLTPDAAAVLSRAAGDASRRRHAHTTPLHAAAALLSGPAPLLRDACVAGLASPHPLRCRALDLCFAVALDRLPTSTEHHHGGHVDGAGFRGGPQPPPLSNALSAALKRAYAHHRRIGGSAVEPAGGDDHRVGVPHLVLAILDDPSVARVMREASFSSTAVKAAMLRSLSDPAAPDSGVYVSATRSLQHRQAPINRDEEVAKVVDVLKRAKKRNPVLVGDTADVDAVVQEVVAMIQRQRLGNARVIEFGNLADMDRSELVAKIRELGEAITSELLAPAMVSQTAGVVVNLGNLQWLVEERCAVAFGEPQETRREVVLDTARAAVAEMARVLEHSGGEGERRRVWVIGTATCATYLKCQVYHPALESEWDIQAVPITPRPPQPPSLGLSPSAGVNRGILSSSVEVLSSAMTGATTHRPAPGMCNACVDGYERERADMQCADAASSLNPTEKTMSRWLQIGTPASARPQPIVGFQDKARDADELWRRWLDRCAQLHSHGRPPAVTCSEWNGASVIGSMHATLPVRPSAPARGTVVDTDLALGTLVPSMTPAPASASAWDTDEKVLAKRLTEAVRWQPEAAAAVADTIVKARFGGGKRRRVGPKADTWVLFAGADMVGKRRMAEALSVAIFGAGPVTVRLGCATTGDVDGGEESVVSCRGRTALDRVAETVRANPFRVVVLDDLDHTDDVVHGAIVHAVESGQLTDSHGRDVALGSAIFIVMSSWSSSAPGQPTDSPWNLELRVRRHTTPKRRPEQELDGYRRVKPRKPLPLDLNLSMCDDHIDDDGEDSGGEGSRNSSSDLTVEHEQEYAQPPSAGTRSAQSNVHELNRAVDGTVVFRSVDFGPLKRSVSDVVSAKFGDAAGSGGWSVHMDAGVLDRLAGAAWTAAGASTATATSLESWADEVLCPSIRQLKRSLSSSDVDGATTVSLSAVEGIGRRRMDGDVLFPTSVTVAVDGN is encoded by the exons ATGAGAGCCTACTCGGCGGCACCGCCCGCGGCCGTCTCGCTGCCGTCGGCCGCGGCCCCGCCGCTCACCCCCGACGCGGCGGCCGTGCTGTCCCGCGCCGCGGGCGACGCGTCCAGGCGCCGCCACGCGCACACCACGCCGCTCCACGCGGCAGCTGCGCTGCTCTCCGGCCCGGCGCCGCTCCTCCGCGACGCCTGCGTCGCCGGCCTCGCTTCGCCGCACCCGCTCCGGTGCCGCGCGCTCGACCTCTGCTTCGCGGTGGCCCTTGACCGTCTGCCCACCTCCACGGAGCACCACCACGGCGGCCATGTCGACGGCGCCGGGTTCCGCGGCGGCCCGCAGCCCCCGCCGCTCTCCAACGCGCTCTCCGCCGCGCTCAAGCGCGCGTACGCGCACCACCGCCGCATCGGCGGCAGCGCCGTCGAGCCCGCCGGCGGCGACGACCACCGCGTCGGCGTGCCGCACCTTGTGCTTGCCATCCTTGACGACCCGTCCGTGGCTCGCGTCATGCGCGAGGCCTCCTTCTCCAGCACCGCCGTCAAGGCGGCCATGCTCCGGTCCCTCTCCGACCCCGCAGCCCCTGACTCCGGCGTCTATGTCAGCGCCACCAGGTCGCTGCAGCACCGGCAGGCGCCGATCAACCGGGACGAGGAGGTGGCCAAGGTCGTGGACGTGCTGAAAAGGGCCAAGAAGCGCAACCCGGTGCTCGTCGGTGACACGGCGGACGTGGACGCCGTCGTGCAGGAGGTCGTCGCGATGATCCAACGCCAGCGCCTCGGCAATGCGCGGGTCATCGAATTCGGCAACCTGGCAGACATGGATAGGTCAGAGCTGGTCGCCAAGATCAGGGAGCTCGGCGAAGCGATCACATCGGAGCTACTGGCACCGGCGATGGTGTCACAGACCGCTGGTGTCGTGGTCAACCTCGGGAACCTCCAATGGCTCGTGGAGGAAAGATGCGCGGTCGCCTTCGGCGAGCCGCAGGAAACGAGGAGGGAGGTGGTGCTCGACACGGCGCGCGCCGCGGTGGCCGAGATGGCACGCGTGCTGGAGCACTCCGGCGGCGAAGGCGAGCGGCGCCGCGTCTGGGTGATCGGCACGGCGACGTGCGCCACGTATCTCAAGTGCCAGGTGTACCACCCGGCGCTGGAGAGCGAGTGGGACATCCAGGCGGTGCCCATCACGCCGAGACCACCGCAGCCGCCGTCGCTCGGGCTCTCTCCGAG TGCTGGAGTCAATCGAGGCATCCTGAGCAGCTCGGTGGAGGTGTTGTCGTCGGCGATGACCGGTGCAACGACGCACAGGCCGGCGCCGGGCATGTGCAACGCCTGCGTGGACGGCTACGAGCGGGAGCGCGCCGACATGCAGTGTGCTGATGCGGCGAGCTCCCTCAACCCCACCGAGAAGACCATGTCGCGGTGGCTGCAGATCGGGACGCCGGCCAGCGCACGGCCGCAGCCCATCGTTGGTTTTCAGGACAAGGCGCGGGACGCAGATGAGCTGTGGCGTCGGTGGCTGGACCGGTGCGCGCAGCTGCACTCCCACGGCCGGCCGCCGGCGGTTACGTGCTCCGAGTGGAACGGCGCGAGTGTTATCGGCAGCATGCATGCGACGCTGCCGGTCAGGCCATCGGCGCCGGCTAGAGGCACGGTGGTGGACACCGACCTCGCCCTGGGGACGCTGGTGCCTTCGATGACGCCGGCACCGGCATCAGCATCGGCATGGGACACGGACGAAAAGGTGCTCGCTAAACGGCTCACGGAGGCGGTGAGATGGCAACCGGAGGCTGCGGCTGCGGTGGCTGATACGATCGTGAAGGCCAGGTTCGGCGGCGGAAAGCGGCGACGAGTAGGGCCAAAGGCCGACACGTGGGTCCTCTTCGCCGGTGCCGACATGGTCGGGAAGAGGAGGATGGCCGAGGCGCTCTCCGTGGCGATCTTTGGCGCCGGCCCCGTCACTGTGCGCCTCGGCTGTGCAACAACCGGCGACGTCGACGGCGGGGAAGAATCCGTCGTATCGTGCCGCGGAAGGACGGCGCTGGACCGCGTGGCTGAGACCGTACGAGCCAACCCGTTCCGCGTCGTGGTGCTCGATGACCTCGACCACACCGACGATGTCGTGCACGGTGCCATCGTGCACGCCGTCGAGTCCGGCCAGCTCACGGACTCACACGGCCGAGACGTCGCCCTCGGCAGCGCCATCTTCATCGTCATGTCAAGCTGGTCGTCGTCCGCGCCGGGTCAACCCACCGACTCGCCGTGGAACCTGGAGCTCCGTGTCCGGCGGCACACGACGCCGAAGCGGAGGCCCGAGCAGGAGCTCGACGGATACCGGCGCGTGAAACCACGCAAGCCGCTCCCGCTTGACCTGAACTTGTCCATGTGCGACGATCACATcgacgacgacggcgaggacAGCGGCGGCGAGGGCTCACGTAACTCGTCCAGCGACCTGACGGTGGAGCACGAGCAGGAGTACGCGCAACCGCCCTCGGCCGGCACGCGCTCGGCACAGTCCAATGTGCACGAGCTCAACCGAGCCGTCGACGGGACAGTGGTGTTCAGATCAGTCGACTTCGGGCCTCTCAAACGGAGCGTCTCCGACGTGGTATCGGCCAAGTTCGGCGACGCCGCCGGCAGTGGCGGGTGGTCCGTGCACATGGACGCCGGCGTGCTGGACAGGCTGGCCGGTGCCGCGTGGACGGCGGCAGGAGCGTCGACCGCCACGGCCACGTCGTTGGAGTCGTGGGCGGACGAGGTGCTGTGCCCTAGCATACGGCAGCTGAAGCGTAGCTTGAGCAGCAGCGACGTCGACGGTGCAACGACGGTGAGCTTGTCGGCCGTGGAAGGCATTGGCC